The following is a genomic window from Nguyenibacter vanlangensis.
AGGAGTTGTTCTGAAATGCCGCTTGGGACACTGCAATTCACCATCGACGGGATTACCGTCCAGACGCAGGAAGGCCAGAGTCTGATCGCGGCATGTGATGCGGCGGGGCTTTATATTCCGCGCCTGTGCTATCATCCCGATCTGCGCCCGGCCGGGAATTGCCGCGTCTGCACCTGCCGCATCGACGGACACCAGGCCGCCGCCTGCGTAACCCCGGTGCGCGACGGCATGGTCGTCGAGAACGACACGCCGCAACTGAATGCCGATCGCCTGGCCCTGATCGAGATGATGTTCGTCGAAGGCAATCACCCCTGCCCGTACTGCGTGGCCAGCGGCGATTGCGAACTCCAGGCCCTGGGCTACCGGCTGGGCATGACGGCGCCGGTCTATCCGTTTTTCTGGCCGCGCCACGAGATCGATGCCAGCCATCCGGATATTTTCCTGGACCGCGAACGCTGCATCGCGTGCTCGCGCTGCATCGAGGCCTCCCGCATGCCGGACGGCAAGTCTGTCTTCAGCTACGAGGGGCGCGGCATCGCCATGCATCTGCATGTGGATGGATGGGGCGGACTGGGCGCAACCCAGATGGCGGCGATCGACAAGGCGGCCCATGTCTGTCCGGTGGCCTGCATCGTCATCCGGCGTGACGGCTATCGGATTCCGAACGGGCAGCGCCGCTTCGACAAGACGCCGATCGGAACCGATATCGAGGCGCGCCGCAAGGCGCCGCCGTCGTGATCCGCTGGAGGGCGACATGACCCGGCCGCGCCTCGCCACCTGTTCGCTGACCGGCTGTTTCGGCTGCCACATGTCCCTGCTGGATATCGACGAACGGCTGCTCGACCTGGCCGATCTCGTCGAACTGGACCGCTCTCCGTTCGACGACAAGAAACGGTTCGATCGCCCCGTCGATATCGGATTTATCGAGGGCGGATGCTCGAA
Proteins encoded in this region:
- a CDS encoding 2Fe-2S iron-sulfur cluster-binding protein, which codes for MPLGTLQFTIDGITVQTQEGQSLIAACDAAGLYIPRLCYHPDLRPAGNCRVCTCRIDGHQAAACVTPVRDGMVVENDTPQLNADRLALIEMMFVEGNHPCPYCVASGDCELQALGYRLGMTAPVYPFFWPRHEIDASHPDIFLDRERCIACSRCIEASRMPDGKSVFSYEGRGIAMHLHVDGWGGLGATQMAAIDKAAHVCPVACIVIRRDGYRIPNGQRRFDKTPIGTDIEARRKAPPS